A window of Longimicrobiales bacterium genomic DNA:
TCGGTCGGTACCTCGATGTGCTCCCGCTCGTCGAGCAGGGTCTTCTACCCGGGGCTCGAGAACCATCCGCAGCACGACGTGGCACGGCGGGAGATGCAGGGGCTTGGCGGTGTGCTCAGCTTCTCGCTGAAGGGCGGCTTCGATGCGGTGCGTATGCTGCTTGCCACGCTGCGCCTCGCGCACAGCGCGGCGAGCCTCGGCTCCGTGGGTACGCTCGTCGGGCCGCCGAGCGTGACGAGCCACGTCGAGCTGACACCGGCGCAGCGTGCGGCGGCGGGCATTCCGGAGTCGCTTGTGCGCTACGCGGTCGCATCGAGAGCGCGCCCGACCTCATCGCCGACTTCGAGCACGCGCTGAGCGCAGCGCACACACACCTGCTTACCGCGCAAGGCCGGCACGTGGAGGCGGAGCCGATGATGCAGGAGTCGGGCTCCGAGCAGTAAGGGCGTGCGGCGTAGACACCGCCCGCATCCGGCAGGCAACCGGTG
This region includes:
- a CDS encoding PLP-dependent transferase; the protein is MRCGSVGTSMCSRSSSRVFYPGLENHPQHDVARREMQGLGGVLSFSLKGGFDAVRMLLATLRLAHSAASLGSVGTLVGPPSVTSHVELTPAQRAAAGIPESLVRYAVASRARPTSSPTSSTR